One window of the Rhipicephalus sanguineus isolate Rsan-2018 chromosome 4, BIME_Rsan_1.4, whole genome shotgun sequence genome contains the following:
- the LOC119391238 gene encoding adhesive plaque matrix protein, with product MIGVQASLLLALATSAFAAGLADYRVGYGLPYGTSYSLPASSSVVSAPVAYHAGPAVATYHGAPAVAAYHAAPTIAAYHAAPAVAAYHAGPAVAAYHAGPAVATYHAGPALATTAYKTAAVVAPGHSTVTSYQTAPAVTAAVAAVPSYTTYKAAPAVTRYYQSAPVVAAPTYTKVTKLATPAIATVASSPAFATYQTAPVVTRQYHTAPFVSSAVHSIPAVTSGYTKVYQSAPSVATYRTSPAVTRVYQSAPVVAAAPAVATAVHSVPAFTSGVTKVYQSAPAVATAVHSVPAVTTGFTKVYQAAPAVATYRAAPAVTRVYQSAPVVAAAPAVATAVHAVPASVATKVSTYQTAPAVTRYFQSSPVISATPSVATTIHGVPALTNYASYRTAPTVTRVYQAAPSVVAAAPAATYTAVHAAPAVATAVHAVPATVATKVSTYQTSPAVTRYFQSSPVYAATPSVATAIHGVPALTNYAAYRAAPTVTRVYQAAPTVVAAAPAATLTAVHAAPAVATAVHAVPATVATKVSTHQTSPAVTRYFQSSPVYAATPSVATAIHGVPALTNYAAYRAAPAVTRVYQAAPTVVAAAPAATLTAVHGAPTVTAVHTAPAVTAVHTTPVATTHVATAVSRVTKVDPFHVSEQHTVHTSPVATAVAHTPVSTVSHVPAFGYGVGALGYTHGLPVYGHNYGYGLDAVGYVAKLHKKK from the exons ATGATTGGA GTTCAGGCTTCCCTGCTTTTGGCTCTGGCCACCAGCGCCTTCGCCGCCGGGCTCGCGGATTACCGAGTGGGATACGGTTTGCCGTATGGCACGTCCTACTCTCTGCCTGCCTCATCCTCCGTGGTGTCCGCGCCCGTGGCCTACCACGCTGGCCCAGCCGTGGCGACATATCACGGCGCTCCAGCCGTCGCCGCATACCACGCCGCTCCAACCATCGCCGCATACCACGCTGCTCCAGCCGTCGCTGCATACCACGCCGGTCCAGCCGTCGCGGCTTACCATGCCGGTCCAGCCGTTGCGACGTACCACGCCGGTCCAGCTCTAGCAACGACGGCCTACAAGACCGCCGCAGTCGTCGCCCCGGGTCACTCTACCGTAACCAGCTACCAGACCGCTCCCGCTGtgaccgccgccgtcgctgctgTGCCTTCGTACACCACGTACAAGGCCGCTCCTGCAGTCACTCGCTACTACCAGTCCGCTCCAGTGGTCGCCGCTCCCACCTACACCAAGGTGACTAAGCTGGCAACGCCAGCCATCGCTACCGTGGCGTCCAGCCCAGCATTCGCCACCTACCAGACCGCCCCTGTCGTCACCCGCCAGTACCACACCGCTCCCTTCGTCTCGTCCGCGGTCCACTCCATTCCAGCCGTGACCTCTGGATATACCAAGGTCTACCAATCCGCTCCTTCCGTCGCTACCTACCGCACCTCTCCGGCTGTGACCCGCGTGTACCAGAGCGCTCCAGTCGTCGCCGCCGCTCCGGCCGTCGCCACCGCGGTCCACTCCGTCCCCGCTTTCACGTCCGGAGTCACTAAGGTTTACCAGTCCGCTCCGGCTGTCGCCACCGCTGTTCACAGCGTACCTGCTGTCACTACCGGATTCACTAAG GTGTACCAGGCCGCTCCTGCCGTAGCCACCTACCGCGCCGCTCCGGCTGTGACTCGTGTCTACCAGAGTGCACCCGTCGTCGCTGCTGCTCCCGCTGTCGCCACCGCAGTCCATGCTGTTCCAGCGTCTGTGGCCACCAAGGTCTCCACCTACCAGACCGCTCCCGCCGTCACGCGCTACTTTCAGAGCAGTCCTGTCATTTCAGCTACCCCATCCGTCGCCACCACCATCCACGGCGTGCCAGCACTGACCAACTATGCCAGCTATCGCACCGCACCCACCGTCACCCGTGTCTACCAGGCTGCTCCATCTGTCGTGGCTGCCGCTCCAGCTGCCACCTATACCGCTGTCCACGCTGCCCCTGCCGTCGCCACCGCAGTCCATGCCGTCCCAGCGACTGTGGCCACTAAGGTGTCCACCTACCAGACCTCTCCCGCCGTCACGCGCTACTTTCAGAGCAGTCCTGTCTATGCAGCTACGCCATCCGTAGCCACCGCCATCCATGGCGTGCCAGCGCTGACCAACTATGCCGCCTACCGCGCCGCACCCACCGTCACCCGCGTCTACCAGGCTGCTCCAACTGTGGTGGCCGCTGCTCCAGCTGCCACTTTGACCGCTGTCCACGCTGCCCCTGCCGTTGCCACCGCAGTCCATGCCGTCCCAGCGACTGTGGCCACTAAGGTGTCCACCCACCAGACCTCTCCCGCCGTCACGCGCTACTTTCAGAGCAGTCCTGTCTATGCAGCTACGCCATCCGTAGCCACCGCCATCCATGGCGTGCCAGCGCTGACCAACTATGCCGCCTACCGCGCCGCACCTGCCGTCACCCGCGTCTACCAAGCTGCTCCAACTGTTGTGGCCGCTGCTCCAGCTGCCACTCTGACCGCTGTCCACGGTGCCCCCACCGTGACCGCCGTGCACACCGCCCCTGCCGTGACCGCTGTCCACACCACCCCTGTGGCAACCACTCACGTTGCCACCGCTGTCTCCAGAGTGACCAAGGTTGACCCCTTCCACGTCAGCGAGCAACACACCGTCCACACTAGCCCCGTGGCTACCGCTGTGGCTCACACTCCCGTCTCGACCGTATCTCACGTGCCAGCCTTCGGTTACGGAGTCGGAGCTCTCGGATACACCCATGGCCTGCCAGTCTACGGTCACAACTACGGATACGGACTCGACGCTGTCGGCTACGTCGCCAAGCTCCACAAGAAGAAGT ag